In the Mastomys coucha isolate ucsf_1 unplaced genomic scaffold, UCSF_Mcou_1 pScaffold18, whole genome shotgun sequence genome, one interval contains:
- the Fbxo10 gene encoding F-box only protein 10 codes for METGGLPLELWRMILAYLHLPDLGRCSLVCRAWYELILSLDSTRWRQLCLGCTECRHPNWPNQPDVEPESWREAFKQHYLASKTWTKNALDLESSICFSLFRRKKERRTLSVGPGHEFDSLGSALAMASLYDRIVLFPGVYEEQGEIILKVPVEIVGQGKLGEVTLLASIDQHCSTTRVCNLVFMPAWFSPIMYKTTSGHIQFDNCNFENGHIQVHGPGTCQVKFCTFKNTHVFLHNVPLCMLENCEFVGSENNCVTVEGHPSADKNWAYKYLLGLIKSSPILLPAEDNEFLMSLDLESRDQAWSPRTCDIVIEGSQSPTSPVCSSPKPGSKEAEVGSDGERVAQTPDSSDGGLSPSGEDEDDEQLTYRLSYQVQGPRPVLGGSFLGPPLPGASIQLPSCLVLNSLHQELQKDKEAMALASSVQGCLIRKCLFRDGKGGVFVCSYGRAKMEGNVFRNLTYAVRCIHNSKIVMLRNDIYRCRASGIFLRLEGGGLIAGNNIYHNAEAGVDIRKKSNPLILCNQIHHGLRSGIVVLGNGKGIIRNNQIFSNKEAGIYILYHGNPIVSGNHIFKGRAAGIAVNENGKGLITENVIRENQWGGVDIRRGGVPILRSNLICFGYSDGVVVGDEGKGLIEGNTIYANKGCGVWMMSSSLPHVTSNHVSYNGLYGVAVFSQKDGEFPGGHGAQENFSEDGDAILWEAELEKEDDPLRRPITVALVESNSINHNGASGIFVQSSEALQVIANVIHANGDRGITIVQSSQLTRVANNSISCNRQSGVKVEFQCKVELRGNGIYDNRGHGIITKGDGTAVVENDIIGNRGSGLQLLPRSDTKVLKNRIHSFRAYGIAVRGRVKALVQENIIFQGKTNKTIFQQITNNRECIMQNNKFLVFKKKSDTWRLVNPPARPHLENSLRGSSAAHSGHKVSAMATRITARVEGGYHSNRSIFCTIL; via the exons ATGGAAACGGGTGGCCTCCCCCTGGAGCTGTGGCGTATGATCTTAGCCTACCTGCATCTCCCTGACTTGGGCCGCTGCAGCCTGGTTTGCAGGGCCTGGTATGAGCTGATCCTCAGCCTGGACAGTACCCGTTGGCGGCAGCTGTGTCTGGGCTGCACTGAGTGCCGCCACCCCAACTGGCCCAACCAGCCTGATGTGGAGCCCGAGTCCTGGAGGGAGGCCTTCAAGCAGCACTACCTTGCCTCTAAGACCTGGACCAAGAATGCACTGGACTTGGAATCTtccatctgcttctctctgttccGCAGGAAGAAGGAGCGGCGTACCTTGAGTGTTGGGCCAGGCCATGAATTTGACAGCTTGGGCAGTGCCTtagccatggccagcctctatgaTCGAATTGTGCTTTTCCCAGGTGTGTACGAGGAGCAAGGGGAAATCATCCTGAAAGTTCCAGTGGAGATTGTGGGCCAAGGGAAGTTGGGTGAGGTGACCCTGCTTGCCAGCATTGACCAGCACTGCTCAACCACGCGTGTGTGCAACCTTGTCTTCATGCCAGCCTGGTTCTCACCAATCATGTATAAG ACCACATCAGGTCACATCCAGTTTGACAACTGCAACTTTGAGAACGGACACATCCAGGTCCATGGCCCAGGTACCTGCCAAGTGAAGTTTTGCACCTTCAAAAACACCCATGTCTTTTTGCACAACGTGCCCTTATGTATGTTGGAAAACTGTGAATTTGTGGGCAGCGAAAACAACTGTGTAACTGTGGAGGGCCACCCGTCAGCGGATAAGAACTGGGCCTACAAGTACCTGCTAGGCCTTATCAAGTCCTCTCCCATCTTGCTCCCTGCAGAAGACAATGAATTTTTAATGTCCTTGGACTTGGAGAGCCGGGACCAGGCCTGGAGCCCAAGGACCTGTGACATTGTCATCGAGGGCAGCCAGAGTCCTACAAGCCCAGTCTGTAGCTCTCCCAAACCAGGCTccaaggaggcagaggtgggcagcgATGGGGAGAGAGTGGCCCAGACTCCGGACAGCAGTGATGGTGGCCTGAGCCCCAGCggtgaggatgaggatgatgagcAACTCACATACAGACTGTCGTACCAGGTGCAGGGCCCACGCCCCGTCCTGGGTGGCTCTTTTCTGGGCCCTCCACTACCTGGAGCATCCATTCAGCTGCCCAGCTGTCTAGTGCTGAACTCACTGCATCAGGAACTGCAGAAAGACAAGGAAGCCATGGCGCTAGCCAGCTCTGTGCAGGGCTGCCTTATCCGCAAGTGCCTCTTCCGAGATGGGAAGGGTGGTGTATTTGTCTGTTCTTATGGCCGTGCCAAGATGGAAGGAAACGTCTTTCGGAACCTGACTTATGCAGTGCGGTGTATACACAATAGCAAG ATCGTCATGCTCAGGAATGATATCTACCGCTGCCGGGCATCAGGCATCTTTCTTCGATTGGAGGGTGGAGGCTTGATTGCTGGCAACAACATTTACCACAATGCAGAGGCTGGTGTGGACATTCGGAAGAAATCTAATCCACTCATCCTG TGTAACCAGATCCACCACGGTCTTCGATCTGGCATAGTTGTCCTTGGCAATGGGAAAGGCATCATCAGGAACAACCAAATCTTTTCCAATAAGGAGGCTGGCATTTATATCCTGTACCACGGAAATCCAATTGTGAG CGGAAACCACATCTTCAAGGGGCGCGCAGCTGGCATAGCAGTGAACGAGAATGGCAAAGGCCTCATCACAG AAAACGTCATCCGCGAGAATCAATGGGGAGGTGTAGACATCCGCCGTGGCGGCGTCCCGATCCTCAGGAGCAACCTCATCTGCTTTGGCTACTCAGACGGCGTGGTCGTGGGTGATGAAGGCAAAGGACTGATAGAGGGAAATACCATCTATG CTAACAAAGGATGTGGCGTGTGGATGATGTCCTCTAGCCTGCCCCATGTCACCAGCAACCATGTGAGCTACAATGGCCTGTATGGAGTGGCAGTGTTCAGCCAAAAAGATGGCGAGTTCCCTGGAGGCCATGGGGCCCAAGAGAACTTCAGTGAGGATGGGGATGCCATcctctgggaggcagagctggagaaggaggatGACCCACTGCGCCGGCCCATCACCGTAGCGCTTGTGGAGTCCAACAGTATAAATCACAATGGAG CTTCAGGAATCTTTGTCCAGAGCAGCGAGGCACTTCAGGTCATTGCCAATGTGATCCATGCCAATGGGGACAGAGGCATCACCATTGTTCAGAGCAGCCAGCTCACACGGGTGGCTAACAACAGCATCTCCTGCAATCGCCAGAGTGGGGTCAAGGTGGAATTTCAATGCAAGGTGGAGCTCCGGGGCAATGGTATCTATGACAACAGAGGCCATGGCATCATTACCAAGGGTGATGGTACTGCTGTTGTGGAAAATGACATCATCGGCAACCGTGGCAGTGGACTGCAGTTGCTGCCCAGGTCTGACACTAAG GTACTAAAGAACCGGATCCACTCCTTCCGGGCCTATGGCATTGCAGTGCGGGGCCGTGTTAAGGCCCTGGTACAGGAGAACATCATCTTCCAGGGCAAGACCAACAAGACCATCTTCCAGCAGATCACAAACAACCGAGAGTGCATCATGCAAAACAACAAGTTCCTTGTCTTCAAGAAGAA GTCTGACACCTGGCGCCTGGTGAACCCACCAGCGCGGCCCCACCTTGAAAACTCTCTCAGGGGCTCCTCTGCAGCCCACAGTGGGCACAAGGTGTCAGCCATGGCGACCAGGATCACAGCCCGTGTGGAAGGTGGTTACCACAGCAATCGCAGCATCTTCTGTACCATCCTGTAA